The Kordia sp. SMS9 genome window below encodes:
- a CDS encoding VOC family protein — MNAFHLAFKVKDIELTRKFYVEMLGCPEGRSTENWIDFNFFGHQLTGHVSDNIPTLDYCGKVDGINVPIPHFGCLLTIPQFENLQQTFEANAIEFVVKPQTRYAGQTGEQRTMFVFDFSGNPLEFKAFSDEKEVFTK; from the coding sequence ATGAATGCTTTTCATCTCGCTTTTAAAGTAAAAGATATTGAATTAACTCGAAAATTTTATGTGGAAATGTTAGGTTGCCCTGAAGGCCGTTCAACAGAAAACTGGATTGATTTTAATTTTTTTGGACATCAATTAACAGGGCATGTGAGTGATAACATTCCAACACTTGATTATTGTGGAAAAGTGGACGGAATTAACGTGCCAATTCCACATTTTGGCTGCTTGTTGACGATTCCTCAATTTGAAAACTTACAGCAAACCTTTGAAGCAAATGCTATTGAATTTGTCGTGAAACCGCAAACACGCTATGCTGGACAAACTGGAGAACAACGCACGATGTTTGTGTTTGATTTTAGCGGAAATCCGTTAGAATTCAAGGCTTTTTCTGATGAAAAGGAAGTATTTACCAAATAA
- a CDS encoding aspartyl/asparaginyl beta-hydroxylase domain-containing protein translates to MKRKYLPNNVYIRDMNAIKLPFEFEPDIMKKELAQFSDKDYQDIYNPSVELETLWLKHFIEPKNGPDGLPVFQPNDALKKCPYLLSIFEMFQCNVETFRVHTLDPGASIQKHRDTGYSFELGQVRLHIPVQTNDKVEILVEDKPIPMKAGECWYCNFNIEHEVRNNSDQPRVHLILDCIVNDWLTHVFKLAENS, encoded by the coding sequence ATGAAAAGGAAGTATTTACCAAATAATGTATACATTAGAGACATGAATGCTATAAAACTCCCTTTCGAATTTGAGCCCGATATCATGAAAAAAGAATTGGCTCAATTTTCAGATAAAGACTATCAAGACATCTACAATCCGTCTGTGGAATTGGAAACCTTGTGGTTAAAGCACTTCATTGAACCCAAAAACGGTCCAGATGGTTTGCCCGTTTTTCAACCGAATGATGCTCTAAAAAAATGTCCGTACTTACTTTCTATTTTTGAGATGTTTCAATGCAATGTAGAAACCTTTCGTGTACATACCTTAGATCCTGGTGCCAGCATTCAAAAACATCGCGATACAGGCTATAGTTTTGAACTTGGACAAGTCCGTCTTCATATTCCTGTGCAAACGAATGATAAGGTCGAAATTTTAGTAGAAGACAAGCCTATTCCGATGAAAGCTGGCGAATGTTGGTATTGCAACTTCAACATTGAACATGAAGTCAGAAACAACAGCGATCAACCACGCGTGCATCTAATTTTAGACTGCATTGTCAATGATTGGCTGACGCATGTGTTTAAACTGGCTGAAAATTCTTAG
- the ettA gene encoding energy-dependent translational throttle protein EttA, protein MSDDKKVIFSMNRVSKTYQSTNKQVLKDIYLSFFYGAKIGILGLNGSGKSTLLKIIAGVEKNYQGDVTFSPGYKVGYLEQEPQLDETKTVMEVVKEGVAETVAILDEYNKINDMFGLEEVYSDADKMDKLMAQQADLQDKIDASNAWELDTKLEIAMDALRTPEPDKLIGVLSGGERRRVALCRLLLQEPEILLLDEPTNHLDAESVHWLEHHLAQYKGTVIAVTHDRYFLDNVAGWILELDRGEGIPWKGNYSSWLDQKSKRMAQESKTASKRQKTLERELEWVRQGAKGRQTKQKARLKNYDKLMSQDQKQMDAKLEIYIPNGPRLGTNVIEATGVSKAFGDKLLYEDLNFNLPQAGIVGVIGPNGAGKTTIFKMIMGEETPDKGTFTVGETAKIAYVDQSHSNIDPNKSIWANFSDEQELVMMGGKQVNSRAYLSRFNFAGSEQNKKVDTLSGGERNRLHLAMTLKEEGNVLLLDEPTNDLDVNTLRALEEGLENFAGCAVVISHDRWFLDRICTHILAFEGDSQVYFFEGSFSDYEENKKKRLGGDLMPKRIKYKKLIR, encoded by the coding sequence ATGTCAGACGATAAGAAAGTTATCTTTTCCATGAATAGGGTTTCTAAAACCTATCAAAGTACCAACAAACAAGTTTTAAAAGATATATACCTCAGTTTTTTCTACGGAGCTAAAATCGGGATTCTCGGTCTCAACGGTTCTGGTAAGTCTACCTTACTAAAAATCATTGCTGGCGTAGAGAAAAACTATCAAGGTGATGTTACGTTTTCGCCAGGATACAAGGTTGGCTATTTAGAACAAGAACCACAATTAGACGAAACTAAAACGGTGATGGAAGTTGTTAAAGAAGGAGTTGCCGAAACGGTAGCCATTCTTGATGAATACAACAAAATCAACGACATGTTTGGATTGGAAGAAGTATATTCTGATGCAGACAAAATGGACAAGTTGATGGCACAACAAGCAGATTTACAAGACAAAATTGACGCTTCTAATGCTTGGGAACTAGATACCAAGTTAGAAATTGCCATGGACGCATTGCGTACGCCTGAGCCAGACAAACTGATTGGCGTACTTTCTGGTGGAGAACGTCGTAGAGTTGCTTTGTGTCGTTTGTTATTACAAGAACCAGAAATTTTATTACTTGATGAGCCTACCAACCACTTGGATGCAGAATCTGTACATTGGTTAGAGCATCATTTGGCACAATACAAAGGAACTGTGATTGCGGTAACGCACGATAGGTATTTCTTAGATAATGTTGCTGGTTGGATTTTAGAATTGGATCGAGGAGAAGGCATTCCGTGGAAAGGAAACTATTCTTCTTGGTTAGATCAAAAATCGAAACGTATGGCGCAGGAAAGCAAAACGGCTTCCAAACGTCAAAAAACATTAGAACGCGAATTAGAATGGGTTCGTCAAGGAGCCAAAGGTCGTCAAACAAAGCAAAAAGCACGTTTGAAGAACTATGACAAATTGATGAGTCAAGATCAAAAACAAATGGACGCAAAGTTGGAAATTTACATTCCAAACGGTCCACGTTTAGGAACCAATGTGATTGAAGCTACAGGTGTTTCAAAAGCATTTGGTGACAAACTATTATATGAAGATTTAAACTTCAACTTACCACAAGCAGGAATTGTGGGCGTTATTGGTCCAAACGGAGCTGGTAAAACGACCATTTTCAAAATGATTATGGGCGAAGAAACACCGGATAAAGGAACATTTACGGTAGGAGAAACGGCAAAAATCGCGTATGTAGATCAGTCGCACTCTAACATTGATCCGAATAAATCCATTTGGGCAAACTTCTCTGACGAGCAGGAATTGGTGATGATGGGCGGAAAACAAGTAAATTCGAGAGCCTATTTAAGTCGATTCAACTTTGCAGGAAGCGAGCAAAACAAAAAAGTAGATACACTTTCTGGTGGAGAACGAAATCGTCTGCATTTAGCCATGACACTCAAAGAAGAAGGAAACGTATTGTTACTAGATGAGCCAACAAACGACTTGGATGTAAACACGTTGCGAGCGTTGGAAGAAGGTTTGGAAAACTTTGCAGGTTGTGCGGTAGTCATTTCGCATGATAGATGGTTTTTAGATCGTATCTGTACACATATCTTAGCTTTTGAAGGCGATTCGCAAGTATATTTCTTTGAAGGAAGTTTCTCCGATTATGAAGAAAATAAAAAGAAACGTTTGGGTGGCGACTTGATGCCGAAACGTATTAAATATAAGAAGTTGATTCGTTAA
- a CDS encoding tetratricopeptide repeat protein: protein MKNTIAFQLLGVSLLLLSCTSAPSQKITNATSYNSYIAVAENTNEQTANEIYTFWSKKLEKSPNQYPYHAKVASAHSQLFKATGEISHLLEAASHLELLNERTQYQQASHLRSLARNYISQHRFQEALALLQKAEVLGENLQATQKMLFDVHLELGSTEEASTYLNIFKNEHSFDAMIRLSKWYDHKGKLLAAIKMMEKAKWKVEDANNKYLKQWAYTNLADFYGHAGRIKDAYDHYLKALKLDANDAYAKKGIAWIVFSYEQNPTEALRILNTIMTQHASPDYYLLKAEIAEFMEESAEKEQNLHAFMNAIKDEKYGVMYNSYAISMLSEELNNTEKALELAEEEVKLRPTAQAYDLLAWTYHLQGNSEKALEIIEQHVIDKTFEPVAMYHVAEILKANGNTNNIATIKAELLDSSFELGPVMTQKIQRL from the coding sequence ATGAAAAATACTATCGCCTTTCAACTACTTGGAGTAAGCTTACTGTTACTAAGTTGTACGTCTGCTCCATCACAAAAAATCACCAATGCTACATCGTATAATTCGTATATAGCAGTTGCTGAAAATACAAATGAGCAAACAGCAAACGAAATTTATACATTTTGGTCAAAAAAACTTGAAAAATCCCCAAATCAATATCCGTATCATGCAAAAGTTGCAAGTGCACATTCTCAGCTGTTTAAGGCAACTGGCGAAATTTCTCATTTATTGGAAGCGGCTTCGCATTTGGAGCTTTTGAATGAACGGACACAATATCAACAGGCAAGTCACCTTCGTAGTTTGGCTCGCAATTACATTTCACAACACCGTTTTCAAGAAGCATTGGCATTATTACAAAAAGCAGAAGTTTTGGGTGAAAATTTGCAAGCGACACAAAAGATGTTGTTTGATGTACATTTAGAACTTGGAAGCACGGAAGAAGCGTCGACCTACCTCAACATTTTTAAAAATGAACATAGTTTTGATGCTATGATTCGTTTGTCAAAATGGTACGATCATAAAGGAAAATTATTGGCAGCCATTAAGATGATGGAAAAAGCCAAATGGAAAGTAGAAGATGCAAATAACAAGTATTTAAAGCAATGGGCGTACACGAATTTGGCAGACTTTTACGGTCACGCCGGAAGAATTAAAGATGCCTACGATCACTATTTGAAAGCTTTGAAACTAGATGCAAACGATGCGTATGCGAAAAAAGGAATTGCGTGGATTGTGTTTTCGTACGAGCAGAATCCAACAGAAGCCTTGCGAATTTTGAATACGATCATGACACAACACGCATCACCTGATTATTACTTATTAAAAGCAGAAATTGCTGAATTTATGGAAGAAAGTGCTGAAAAAGAACAAAACCTTCACGCATTTATGAATGCTATTAAGGATGAAAAGTATGGTGTGATGTACAATTCGTATGCAATTTCGATGCTCTCGGAAGAGTTAAATAATACTGAAAAAGCGTTAGAATTAGCTGAAGAAGAAGTCAAACTACGTCCCACAGCGCAAGCATACGATTTGTTGGCTTGGACGTATCATTTGCAAGGAAACTCGGAAAAAGCACTAGAAATTATAGAACAACACGTGATTGACAAAACGTTTGAACCTGTAGCGATGTATCATGTAGCTGAGATTTTAAAAGCAAACGGAAACACAAA